From a region of the Brevibacterium siliguriense genome:
- the gltX gene encoding glutamate--tRNA ligase has product MSVKVRFCPSPTGTPHVGMVRTALFNWAYAKRTGGKFVFRIEDTDAARDSEESFGQVVEALKWLGLDWDEGIEVGGDNGPYRQSQRGEIYADVIEKLKAGGHIYESFSTNEEVEARHKAAGRDPKLGYDGFDRDLTDEQKAAFRAEGREPVWRVRMPDEDITFTDLVRGDITFKAGTVPDFVVVRSGGQPLYTLVNPVDDALMGITHVLRGEDILSSTPRQIALYEHLKAIGIAEATPEFGHLPYVMGEGNKKLSKRDPESNLFLHRENGFIPEGLINYLALLGWSIGPDRDVFSVKEFTEAFDIHDVLPNPARFDVKKATAINADHIRLLEPGVFRDRLVPYLQAAEVLPESPTDAQLVILDRAAPLVQTRMKLLGEAPDLLAFLFTSDADLVMAEDGLKTLKDSAPEVLAASIEVLEGLDEWTTAKLEEVLSAKLVDEMEIKPRLAYGPLRVAVSGRKVSPPLFESMEILGKDSSLTRLKALAAQL; this is encoded by the coding sequence GTGAGCGTCAAAGTTCGTTTCTGCCCATCACCCACCGGCACCCCGCACGTCGGCATGGTCCGCACGGCCCTGTTCAACTGGGCCTATGCCAAGCGCACCGGCGGCAAGTTCGTCTTCCGCATCGAAGACACCGACGCGGCACGTGACTCCGAAGAGAGCTTCGGCCAGGTCGTCGAGGCCCTCAAATGGCTGGGCCTGGACTGGGACGAAGGCATCGAGGTCGGCGGCGACAACGGACCCTACCGCCAGTCGCAGCGCGGTGAGATCTACGCCGACGTCATCGAGAAGCTCAAGGCCGGCGGCCACATCTACGAGTCCTTTTCCACCAACGAAGAGGTCGAAGCCCGCCACAAGGCCGCGGGCCGCGACCCCAAGCTCGGCTATGACGGGTTTGACCGCGACCTCACCGACGAGCAGAAGGCCGCCTTCCGCGCCGAAGGTCGCGAGCCCGTGTGGCGTGTGCGCATGCCCGACGAGGACATCACCTTCACCGACCTCGTCCGCGGCGACATCACCTTCAAGGCCGGCACCGTGCCTGACTTCGTCGTCGTCCGCTCAGGCGGCCAGCCCCTGTACACCCTGGTCAACCCCGTCGACGATGCGCTGATGGGCATCACCCATGTGCTCCGCGGCGAGGACATCCTGTCCTCGACCCCGCGCCAGATCGCTCTCTACGAACACCTCAAGGCCATCGGAATCGCCGAGGCGACCCCCGAATTCGGCCACCTGCCCTACGTCATGGGCGAGGGCAACAAGAAGCTGTCGAAGCGCGACCCCGAATCGAACCTGTTCCTCCACCGCGAGAACGGCTTCATCCCCGAGGGTCTCATCAACTACCTCGCCCTGCTCGGCTGGTCCATCGGACCCGACCGTGACGTGTTCAGCGTCAAGGAGTTCACCGAGGCCTTCGACATCCACGATGTCCTGCCCAACCCGGCCCGGTTCGACGTGAAGAAGGCCACCGCCATCAACGCCGACCACATCCGCCTCCTCGAGCCGGGTGTCTTCCGAGACCGGCTGGTGCCGTATCTCCAGGCCGCCGAGGTGCTCCCGGAGTCACCGACGGACGCTCAGCTGGTGATCCTCGACCGGGCGGCACCGCTCGTCCAGACCCGCATGAAGCTGCTCGGCGAAGCTCCCGACCTGCTCGCGTTCCTCTTCACCTCCGACGCCGACCTCGTCATGGCCGAAGACGGTCTGAAGACGCTCAAGGACTCCGCCCCCGAGGTGCTCGCCGCCTCCATCGAGGTCCTCGAAGGCCTCGACGAGTGGACGACGGCCAAGCTCGAAGAGGTGCTCTCAGCCAAACTCGTCGACGAGATGGAGATCAAGCCGCGCCTGGCCTACGGCCCGCTGCGTGTGGCCGTGTCCGGCCGCAAGGTCTCCCCGCCGCTGTTCGAGTCGATGGAGATCCTCGGCAAGGACTCATCTCTCACTCGCCTCAAGGCACTCGCGGCACAACTGTGA
- a CDS encoding alpha/beta fold hydrolase: protein MGEQTNWTRGGLHFRDVTITVPFDHFGRAGEAASAKVNLPDTVNVFARIIATEADSRKPYLVYLQGGPGVEAPRPGIVGGASGWVKRALEEFQVVMLDQRGTGKSNPIGSVDGAITGLETVGEDPAAIAEALSCFRADSIVEDAEILRGHLGAETWSLLGQSFGGFTTLRYISAHSSALHEVYFTGGLPAIGLDPATVYGRTWEGMIRKSEQYYAAFPGDREKMRHLVELASAGEGLALPGGARATPERIRLLGHFLGSSDGPEKLHYLLDHDFGSSAFRHDLAASLPFSGRNPLYAVIHESCWADGTTTNWAARRAMPDAVREDPTLLAGEHAGPESLHEDPELTPFAEVAEIVAARQWPGLYDVDALWAASVRGAAAVYFEDAYVPVEYSLATAEHLSGVHPWVTNEYEHNGLRADGYRVFDRLIGLARG, encoded by the coding sequence ATGGGAGAGCAGACGAACTGGACCCGCGGGGGCCTGCACTTCCGTGATGTGACGATCACCGTCCCCTTCGATCATTTCGGACGGGCGGGGGAAGCCGCCTCGGCGAAGGTGAACCTGCCGGACACGGTGAACGTGTTCGCACGGATCATCGCCACCGAGGCGGACAGCCGGAAGCCCTACCTCGTGTACCTGCAGGGCGGGCCCGGCGTGGAAGCTCCGCGCCCGGGCATCGTCGGCGGTGCCAGCGGGTGGGTGAAGCGCGCCCTCGAGGAGTTTCAGGTCGTCATGCTCGACCAGCGCGGAACCGGGAAGTCGAACCCGATCGGTTCGGTCGACGGGGCCATCACCGGCCTTGAGACGGTAGGGGAGGACCCGGCCGCGATCGCCGAGGCGCTGTCCTGCTTCCGAGCCGATTCGATCGTCGAGGACGCGGAGATCCTGCGCGGCCACCTCGGCGCGGAGACGTGGTCCCTGCTGGGGCAGTCCTTCGGCGGATTCACGACGCTGCGTTATATCTCTGCGCATTCGAGCGCGCTGCACGAGGTGTATTTCACCGGGGGTCTGCCGGCGATCGGCCTCGACCCGGCGACCGTCTACGGACGGACGTGGGAGGGGATGATCCGCAAGTCCGAGCAGTATTATGCGGCGTTCCCCGGCGACCGTGAGAAGATGCGGCACCTCGTCGAGCTCGCGTCGGCTGGTGAGGGTCTTGCCCTGCCCGGGGGAGCACGGGCGACGCCGGAGCGGATCCGTCTGCTCGGGCACTTCCTCGGATCCTCGGACGGTCCGGAGAAGCTGCACTATCTGCTCGACCACGATTTCGGTTCGTCGGCGTTCCGGCATGACCTCGCCGCATCCCTGCCGTTCTCGGGACGGAACCCGCTCTATGCGGTCATCCACGAATCCTGCTGGGCTGACGGCACCACGACGAACTGGGCAGCCAGGCGGGCGATGCCCGATGCCGTCCGTGAGGACCCCACCCTGCTGGCCGGTGAGCACGCCGGACCCGAGTCCCTGCACGAGGATCCGGAGCTTACGCCCTTCGCCGAGGTGGCCGAGATCGTCGCCGCACGTCAGTGGCCCGGTCTCTACGATGTCGACGCTCTGTGGGCCGCCTCGGTGCGCGGCGCTGCGGCGGTGTATTTCGAGGACGCGTACGTGCCGGTGGAGTATTCGCTCGCCACGGCCGAACACCTTTCAGGGGTGCATCCGTGGGTGACGAACGAGTACGAACACAACGGTCTGCGCGCCGACGGATACCGGGTCTTCGACCGGCTCATCGGCCTCGCCCGCGGGTGA
- a CDS encoding DUF4282 domain-containing protein, with the protein MSTPQNPNDPNSSSAEQNLDGQNPSAGDQPENAQPDQPTYQQGTYDPNAYQAQGQQYQQGGYSQPGVYQQDPYQQAYGQPAYGQPAYGQAPQSAPQQAGFFKSLFDIRFDNFIAVKWAGFIYIIAIVVAALSYLGTIVAGITTGVAAGSAASYLSGGPSFSVLPLILSIIFGWIIPALWVIGVRLVLELIVSNIKTAEHTQRIADSVSR; encoded by the coding sequence ATGTCGACACCGCAGAACCCGAACGACCCGAACAGCAGCTCGGCTGAGCAGAACCTCGACGGCCAGAACCCGAGCGCGGGAGACCAGCCGGAGAATGCCCAGCCCGACCAGCCCACCTATCAGCAGGGAACTTACGATCCCAACGCCTATCAGGCACAGGGGCAGCAGTATCAGCAGGGCGGATACTCCCAGCCCGGCGTTTACCAGCAGGATCCCTATCAGCAGGCGTATGGTCAGCCCGCCTACGGTCAGCCAGCGTATGGTCAGGCTCCGCAGTCGGCACCTCAGCAGGCTGGTTTCTTCAAGTCGCTCTTCGACATCCGCTTCGACAACTTCATTGCAGTGAAGTGGGCGGGCTTCATCTACATCATCGCGATCGTGGTCGCGGCTCTGTCCTACCTCGGGACCATCGTCGCTGGCATCACGACGGGGGTCGCCGCAGGTTCGGCAGCGAGCTACCTCAGCGGCGGTCCGAGCTTCAGTGTGCTGCCGCTGATCCTGTCGATCATCTTCGGCTGGATCATTCCGGCGCTGTGGGTCATCGGCGTCCGTCTCGTGCTCGAGCTCATCGTCTCCAACATCAAGACGGCCGAGCACACGCAGCGCATCGCCGATTCCGTCTCTCGCTGA
- a CDS encoding aldose 1-epimerase family protein has translation MTATIELACDESAAVISPIGASLVRFSVGDRPVVVPMNAFDGAVLAPWPNRIDRGRFDFAGESHRLPINEPERNTALHGLVADVEWSVAERTESTVSLEYTLEATQGYPFEFGLRVDIELAEAELRMRARALNTGSAPAPFGFGFHPWLSPGASADDAGVPEQDCLVDDAQLVIPAAHWHKTDERLIPTAVRPFDDGTAVPADHVSDDSACMVCKDFRALRLVGGTVLDDAYGQPRRGDDGWSRARLKGADLCEVVVGMGPGFRTWQACTGDGLDEDLARRAIAIEPMTCPPNAFAAGEAGVDFDVVEPGDALVVEWSIALTGDDEHAS, from the coding sequence ATGACCGCCACCATCGAACTCGCCTGCGACGAGTCAGCGGCGGTCATCTCCCCCATCGGTGCGAGCCTGGTTCGCTTCAGCGTCGGTGATCGCCCGGTCGTGGTGCCGATGAACGCCTTCGACGGAGCCGTGCTCGCTCCCTGGCCGAACAGGATCGATAGGGGCCGTTTCGACTTCGCCGGTGAGAGTCATCGGCTGCCGATCAACGAGCCCGAGCGTAATACCGCGCTCCACGGCCTCGTCGCCGACGTCGAGTGGTCCGTGGCCGAGCGCACCGAGTCGACGGTCAGCCTCGAATACACGCTGGAGGCGACCCAGGGGTATCCGTTCGAGTTCGGCCTGCGGGTCGATATCGAACTCGCCGAGGCGGAGCTGCGCATGCGCGCACGTGCCCTCAACACGGGGTCGGCTCCGGCTCCGTTCGGTTTCGGTTTTCACCCATGGCTCTCTCCGGGCGCATCTGCCGATGATGCCGGCGTCCCGGAACAGGACTGCCTAGTCGATGACGCGCAGCTCGTCATTCCTGCTGCGCACTGGCACAAGACAGATGAGCGGCTCATACCCACGGCCGTTCGCCCATTCGATGACGGTACCGCGGTCCCGGCCGACCACGTCTCCGATGATTCCGCGTGCATGGTGTGCAAGGACTTCCGGGCGCTGCGACTGGTCGGCGGAACGGTCCTCGATGATGCTTACGGTCAGCCACGGCGCGGGGATGACGGATGGTCACGGGCAAGGCTGAAGGGTGCGGATCTGTGCGAGGTCGTCGTCGGGATGGGGCCTGGTTTCCGCACCTGGCAGGCGTGCACGGGCGACGGGCTCGACGAGGATCTGGCGCGTCGGGCGATCGCGATCGAGCCGATGACGTGTCCTCCGAATGCCTTCGCCGCTGGCGAGGCAGGCGTTGACTTCGACGTCGTCGAACCAGGTGACGCGCTTGTCGTCGAGTGGAGCATCGCTCTGACCGGGGACGACGAGCACGCAAGCTGA
- the galT gene encoding galactose-1-phosphate uridylyltransferase — MPASHQRANLSDGREILFFQDHDSPAPTIAADPRPHDSRPDSGALRFDVLTGEWVAVATHRQARTHLPAASECPLCPSSPDRPTEIPAADFDVAVFENRFPSLGPGLGDVPSSQAVDTTFAEATAAAADTVTSALSGPGFGRCEVVVFSSEHTGSFAGLGTARARTVIDAWANRTAELSALPGIEQVFMFENRGEEIGVTMNHPHGQIYAYPYVTPHTAITSARAHDHLRRTGRPLLSDVLAFEREAGERMILETAHFSAFVPFAARWPIEVHIIPHRQVGSVDELDETERDDLARVYPEVLRRIDGLYPSPTPYIAAWHQAPVNSADRRAEWLHLEITSPRRAESKLKFLAGSEAAMGAFVGDVSAEETAARLRAVTLEPLAEAAATASANTAATVTEGDRR; from the coding sequence ATGCCAGCGTCGCATCAAAGGGCGAACCTGTCCGATGGTCGCGAGATCCTGTTCTTCCAGGACCACGACTCACCTGCACCGACGATCGCCGCTGACCCCCGGCCACACGATTCGCGTCCCGACAGCGGCGCCCTGCGCTTTGACGTCCTCACCGGCGAATGGGTTGCCGTGGCCACACACCGGCAGGCCCGCACCCACCTGCCCGCCGCCTCCGAATGTCCGCTGTGCCCGTCGTCGCCGGACCGCCCCACAGAGATCCCGGCCGCGGACTTCGACGTCGCCGTCTTCGAGAATCGCTTCCCCTCACTCGGCCCCGGCCTCGGTGACGTTCCCTCTTCTCAAGCGGTGGACACCACCTTCGCCGAGGCGACCGCCGCCGCGGCCGACACCGTGACGTCTGCGCTGTCGGGACCCGGATTCGGCCGCTGCGAAGTCGTCGTCTTCTCCTCCGAGCACACCGGTTCCTTCGCAGGACTCGGAACCGCACGCGCCCGCACCGTCATCGACGCCTGGGCCAACCGGACCGCCGAACTCTCTGCTCTGCCGGGAATCGAGCAGGTCTTCATGTTCGAGAACCGCGGGGAGGAGATCGGAGTGACGATGAACCACCCGCACGGACAGATCTATGCTTACCCATATGTCACCCCGCACACCGCGATCACCTCGGCACGGGCGCACGATCACCTGCGCCGGACGGGGCGACCACTGCTCAGCGATGTGCTCGCCTTCGAGCGTGAGGCAGGGGAGCGGATGATCCTCGAAACCGCTCACTTCTCCGCCTTCGTGCCCTTCGCGGCCCGCTGGCCGATCGAAGTCCACATCATCCCGCACCGCCAGGTGGGCAGCGTCGACGAACTCGACGAGACCGAACGCGACGACCTGGCTCGCGTCTACCCGGAGGTGCTGCGCCGCATCGACGGCCTCTACCCGAGCCCCACACCGTATATCGCGGCCTGGCATCAGGCGCCGGTCAACAGTGCCGACCGCCGGGCCGAATGGCTCCACCTCGAGATCACCAGCCCGAGGAGGGCGGAGAGCAAACTGAAGTTCCTCGCCGGGTCGGAGGCCGCCATGGGCGCCTTCGTCGGCGACGTCTCCGCCGAGGAGACCGCAGCCAGGCTGCGGGCGGTGACCTTGGAGCCCCTCGCCGAGGCGGCCGCGACCGCGAGTGCGAACACCGCAGCGACTGTGACGGAAGGTGACCGACGATGA
- the galK gene encoding galactokinase, producing the protein MSTATSTTATPTPDHLAEEFEALFGYRPLGSFRAPGRVNVIGEHTDYNLGFVLPIAIDRAVYVAIGKRPEGGAEGRIDHSTGESATVEPPRRGESIRIVSDHRDRAGQRLSGQFTAAELVPGTLPGWLSHAAGVVDEIAKTTGTTVGGVDLYIESTVPVGAGLSSSHALEVAVLIALDEVFVLGLDDREKVLLTQRAENDFVGAPTGIVDQAASIMTEAGHALFLDCRDLSARQIPFDLDAEGLRLLVIDSKVSHSHSESGYGARRKTCEESAAIFGVDSLRELADDVDLGELTDEQRKRVRHVISENARVRATVELLADNERSTVADHDDRIRAIGDLLVASHESLAYDYEVSCVELDVAVAAAMGAGALGARMIGGGFGGSGIALIHADQVSAVSDAVITAFAEHGFGKPDIFAVSAGGGAARFD; encoded by the coding sequence ATGAGCACCGCGACTTCGACGACGGCGACCCCGACCCCCGATCATCTCGCCGAGGAGTTCGAAGCCCTGTTCGGGTACCGGCCGCTCGGATCCTTCCGTGCGCCCGGACGAGTGAACGTCATCGGCGAACACACGGACTACAACCTCGGGTTCGTCCTGCCCATCGCCATCGACCGGGCCGTGTACGTCGCCATCGGCAAGCGACCCGAGGGCGGTGCCGAAGGTCGAATCGATCACAGCACAGGGGAGTCGGCAACTGTGGAGCCGCCTCGGCGAGGGGAGAGCATCCGCATCGTCTCCGATCATCGCGATAGAGCTGGTCAGCGTCTGTCCGGCCAGTTCACGGCCGCGGAACTCGTGCCCGGGACCCTGCCCGGCTGGCTGAGCCACGCAGCTGGAGTCGTCGATGAGATCGCGAAGACCACCGGCACCACCGTCGGCGGAGTCGACCTCTATATCGAGTCCACGGTGCCGGTCGGTGCCGGACTGTCGTCATCGCATGCTCTCGAAGTTGCGGTGCTCATCGCCCTCGACGAAGTGTTCGTCCTCGGTCTCGACGACCGGGAGAAGGTGCTGCTGACTCAGCGGGCCGAGAACGACTTCGTCGGTGCGCCGACGGGAATCGTCGATCAGGCCGCTTCGATCATGACCGAGGCCGGGCACGCGCTCTTTCTCGACTGCCGGGACCTCAGCGCCCGTCAGATTCCCTTCGACCTCGACGCCGAGGGGCTCAGGCTCCTCGTTATCGACTCGAAGGTCTCGCACTCGCACAGCGAAAGCGGGTACGGGGCCAGGCGGAAGACCTGCGAAGAGTCCGCCGCGATCTTCGGCGTCGACAGCCTGCGGGAACTCGCCGATGACGTCGACCTGGGCGAGCTGACCGACGAACAGCGCAAGCGCGTGCGGCACGTCATCTCCGAGAACGCGCGGGTCCGGGCCACCGTGGAGCTGCTCGCGGACAATGAACGTTCAACCGTCGCCGACCACGACGACCGCATCCGTGCCATCGGCGATCTGCTGGTGGCTTCCCACGAATCCTTGGCGTACGACTATGAGGTCTCGTGCGTTGAACTCGATGTGGCGGTGGCGGCCGCGATGGGCGCGGGTGCGCTCGGGGCGCGAATGATCGGCGGCGGCTTCGGCGGCTCGGGAATCGCCCTCATCCATGCGGACCAAGTTTCAGCGGTCAGCGACGCGGTGATAACTGCATTCGCCGAGCACGGCTTTGGAAAGCCGGATATCTTCGCCGTCAGCGCAGGCGGGGGCGCCGCCCGGTTCGACTGA
- a CDS encoding alpha/beta fold hydrolase — protein MSSDRWESDMGICEVNGVSLGVEEFGEPDAPLVLCLGAPTMLSWPDALCELLARQGRRVVRCDLRDAGASSHGDLESPDYTLRDLAADAAALARTFDERPAHLAGIGISGMVAQVAALDHPDAFSALTFIGTRPVAPGPVDNDLPDHDEATMEPLFSRPQPDWTDVDSVADFMTEGAQILGDDPDEAREVAVRIWERTQDSDTETHLADQLGMVFSRLDCSPRWRERLPQLQLPTLVVHGRLDPFFPVGNGEAIAREIPGARLLVLENGSTAVSTADVPEVVSAMSEL, from the coding sequence ATGAGTTCAGACAGGTGGGAGAGCGATATGGGCATATGCGAGGTCAATGGAGTGAGCCTCGGCGTCGAGGAGTTCGGTGAGCCGGATGCGCCTCTGGTGCTCTGCCTCGGCGCTCCGACGATGCTGTCTTGGCCGGACGCCCTATGCGAGCTCCTGGCAAGGCAGGGACGCCGCGTGGTGCGCTGCGACCTCCGTGATGCCGGTGCCTCAAGCCACGGTGACCTGGAGTCACCGGACTACACCTTGCGAGACCTCGCCGCCGATGCCGCCGCACTCGCTCGTACCTTCGACGAGCGGCCCGCTCACCTGGCGGGAATCGGCATCAGCGGGATGGTTGCTCAGGTCGCAGCTCTCGACCATCCGGACGCGTTCTCAGCACTCACGTTCATCGGGACCCGACCGGTCGCTCCTGGCCCCGTCGACAATGACCTGCCGGATCATGATGAGGCCACGATGGAACCGCTCTTCTCCCGTCCGCAGCCGGACTGGACGGACGTCGATTCAGTGGCCGACTTCATGACCGAAGGCGCGCAGATCCTCGGCGACGATCCTGACGAGGCCCGCGAGGTCGCTGTGCGGATCTGGGAGAGGACGCAAGACTCGGACACGGAGACCCACCTGGCCGATCAGCTCGGAATGGTGTTCTCCCGCCTCGACTGCAGCCCGCGGTGGAGGGAACGCCTGCCGCAGCTGCAATTGCCGACGCTTGTCGTACACGGCCGCCTCGACCCGTTCTTCCCCGTGGGCAACGGGGAAGCGATCGCCCGGGAGATTCCAGGGGCCCGGCTCCTCGTCCTCGAGAACGGCTCGACGGCAGTGTCGACCGCAGACGTTCCCGAGGTTGTGAGCGCAATGTCCGAGCTCTGA
- a CDS encoding sodium:solute symporter family protein: MEAIRLDAQWIDYLLIAIYFIFVLGIGWFAKRGISSSIEFLLSGRSLPAWVTALAFVSANLGAVEIMGMSATGAQYGMPTMHYFWIGAVPAMLFLGVVMMPFYYGSKVRSVPEFMRKRFGTGAHLVNALSFAIAQILIAGVNLFLLGTIVNRLLGWPLWIALVVAAVIVLSYITLGGLTAAIYNEVLQFFVIVAALLPLTIIGLNRVGGWEGLKERVTNDGMLGAEQLSSWPGEQLSGFSNPVLSVVGIVFGLGFVLSFGYWTTNFVEVQRAMASKSINAARLTPILGSFPKMLIPFIVIIPGMISAVLVTQMTQFKQIASTVDEATAQAQTGVTYNDALLLLMREVLPNGLLGIAIAGLLAAFMAGMAANISAFNTVFSYDLWQQYVVKDREDGYYLKVGRYATIGACIVAIFTALIAGNFSNLMDYLQTLFGFFNAPLFATFILGMFWKRMSATAGWVGLVGGTLSAVAVFVLAETGVLDLPGQGAAFLAASTAFVVDIILSVIVTFRTAPKPTHELRGLVYSETPKTDFEDLGEPKPPVWKRPVPIAGVALVLVIILNVTFG, encoded by the coding sequence TTGGAAGCAATCCGCTTGGACGCACAGTGGATCGACTATCTGCTGATAGCGATCTACTTCATCTTCGTCCTCGGCATCGGGTGGTTCGCCAAACGCGGGATCTCCTCGAGCATCGAGTTCCTCCTCTCCGGACGGAGCCTTCCGGCGTGGGTCACGGCTCTCGCGTTCGTCTCGGCCAACCTCGGCGCCGTGGAGATCATGGGCATGTCCGCCACGGGCGCCCAGTACGGCATGCCGACGATGCACTATTTCTGGATCGGCGCGGTCCCGGCGATGCTGTTCCTCGGTGTCGTGATGATGCCCTTCTACTACGGTTCGAAGGTCCGATCGGTGCCCGAGTTCATGCGCAAGCGCTTCGGCACCGGTGCTCACCTGGTCAACGCGCTGTCGTTCGCGATCGCGCAGATCCTCATCGCCGGCGTCAACCTGTTCCTGCTCGGTACGATCGTCAATCGTCTGCTCGGATGGCCGCTGTGGATCGCCCTCGTCGTCGCCGCAGTGATCGTGCTCTCCTACATCACGCTCGGCGGGCTCACCGCGGCGATCTACAACGAGGTGCTCCAATTCTTCGTCATCGTCGCAGCGCTCCTGCCGCTGACGATCATCGGGCTCAATCGCGTCGGCGGCTGGGAAGGCCTCAAGGAGCGAGTGACCAACGACGGCATGCTCGGCGCCGAGCAGCTGAGCAGCTGGCCGGGCGAACAGCTCTCCGGCTTCTCCAATCCAGTGCTCTCGGTCGTCGGCATCGTCTTCGGTCTCGGCTTCGTGCTCTCCTTCGGCTACTGGACGACGAACTTCGTCGAGGTCCAGCGGGCCATGGCGTCGAAGTCGATCAATGCGGCGCGGCTGACGCCCATCCTCGGCTCCTTCCCGAAGATGCTCATCCCCTTCATCGTCATCATCCCCGGCATGATCTCCGCAGTCCTCGTGACGCAGATGACGCAGTTCAAGCAGATCGCGTCCACCGTCGACGAGGCGACCGCCCAGGCACAGACGGGCGTGACTTACAACGATGCGCTCCTGCTGCTCATGCGCGAGGTCCTGCCGAACGGTCTGCTGGGCATCGCGATCGCGGGTCTGCTCGCCGCGTTCATGGCGGGAATGGCCGCGAACATCTCCGCGTTCAACACAGTCTTCAGCTATGACCTGTGGCAGCAGTACGTGGTCAAGGACCGGGAGGACGGCTACTATCTCAAGGTCGGCCGCTACGCCACGATCGGCGCCTGCATCGTCGCGATCTTCACTGCTCTCATCGCCGGCAACTTCTCCAACCTCATGGACTATCTGCAGACGCTGTTCGGCTTCTTCAACGCACCGCTGTTCGCAACCTTCATCCTCGGTATGTTCTGGAAGCGGATGTCCGCGACCGCCGGTTGGGTCGGCCTGGTCGGCGGAACGCTCTCCGCCGTGGCCGTGTTCGTCCTCGCAGAGACCGGAGTCCTCGATCTGCCCGGTCAGGGTGCGGCATTCCTCGCCGCCAGCACCGCGTTCGTCGTCGACATCATCCTCTCCGTCATCGTCACCTTCAGGACTGCGCCGAAGCCGACGCATGAGCTGCGCGGGCTCGTCTATTCGGAGACTCCGAAGACCGACTTCGAGGATCTGGGCGAACCGAAGCCCCCGGTCTGGAAGCGTCCGGTGCCCATCGCGGGAGTCGCCTTGGTCCTCGTCATCATCCTCAACGTGACCTTCGGGTGA
- a CDS encoding DeoR/GlpR family DNA-binding transcription regulator, producing MIAAQRRNIIVDTIERDGAVSITTLSEKLDTSAVTIRRDLDQLAEEGRLVRTHGGAVLASSARESSYAEKLEQALAEKTAIARAAATLVRNGDVVALGPGTTTELLAKELVTRSGLRVVTNSLLVAEAMVSSPDNEVIVVGGLLRHSIRAFVGGGTVSQLLGLRADTVFLSGNGLAADFGLSTPAFPVADTDRAMAAGAGRVTALVDHTKVGLRSSVLTVPTEQIHQLITDSKSTESELTALREAGVEVQVV from the coding sequence ATGATCGCCGCCCAGAGACGCAATATCATCGTCGACACGATCGAGAGAGACGGCGCCGTCTCCATCACCACCCTGTCGGAGAAGCTCGACACTTCGGCCGTGACGATCCGCCGTGACCTCGATCAGCTCGCCGAGGAGGGCAGGCTCGTCCGCACCCACGGCGGTGCCGTGCTTGCCTCGAGCGCGCGGGAGTCGAGCTATGCGGAGAAGCTCGAGCAGGCGCTGGCCGAGAAGACGGCGATCGCTCGCGCCGCGGCGACGCTGGTGCGCAACGGCGATGTCGTCGCGCTCGGTCCCGGGACGACGACCGAGCTGTTGGCCAAGGAGCTCGTGACGCGTTCGGGTCTGCGCGTGGTGACGAATTCACTGCTCGTCGCCGAGGCCATGGTCTCCTCCCCCGACAATGAGGTCATCGTCGTCGGCGGTCTGCTGCGCCACTCCATTCGCGCCTTCGTCGGCGGCGGCACGGTGTCTCAGCTGCTCGGACTGCGCGCCGATACCGTCTTCCTCTCCGGCAACGGCCTGGCCGCGGACTTCGGTCTGTCGACGCCGGCTTTCCCCGTCGCCGATACGGACCGGGCGATGGCCGCCGGGGCGGGTCGCGTGACTGCTCTCGTCGATCACACGAAGGTCGGGCTCCGTTCATCGGTGCTCACCGTTCCGACCGAGCAGATCCATCAGCTCATCACCGATTCGAAGAGCACGGAATCCGAGCTCACGGCCCTGCGCGAGGCAGGCGTCGAGGTCCAGGTCGTCTGA